The window TTCGATGACCGCGCTCGGCACCACGGACCGGTTCGTCGCCAGCGGGGGCGCAGAGCCCGGCGATCGGCTCCTGCTCACGAAGGGCGTGGGGATCGAGGCGACGGCGATCCTCGCGACCGACTTCCGCGAGGCGTGTCTGGACGCCGGCGTCTCGGACGCCACGCTCGATTCCGCCGCCGAGTTCCTGGAGGAGGTGAGCGTCGTCCCCGACGCGGCCGCGGTCCGAGACCTCGCCACCGCGATGCACGACCCGACGGAAGGCGGCTTGTTGACCGCGCTCGTCGAAGTCGCTCGCGCGAGCGAGACGACGATCGCGGTCGAGCGCGACCGCGTCCCGATTCGACCCGAAACGCGGGGGTGCTGTGGCGCGCTCGGCGTCGACCCGCTGGCGACGTTCGGCTCCGGAGCGCTGCTCGCCGCGATTCCGCCGGACCGCGTCGACGAGGCCCGGGAGTCGCTGTCGGCGGCCGGGATCGACGCGGGGGTAATAGGCGAGGTGCGGACGAACGAGCCGGCTGACCGCGGCGATCCGGGAGCGGCTGGCACCGTCCGACTCGACGGCGACCGGATCGCTGAGCCGCCGCGAGACGAGCTGTACCCGCTGTGGGAATAGTTTCCGAGCACGACGACGAACGCGACGCGGCGCTCGCGCGGCCCCGATCAGCGTTTTTGTGTGGGAGAAAATGGCACACCATGACCGGCGCGAGCGGTGCCGTGATGTCGATGACGAACGAGGCGGCCCGGATCCACGGCGACCGCGGGTACACGGCCGAGTTCGACGAGGGAACGACGGAGATCCAGAAGACGATTATCGCTAGGGACCTATTAGCCGAGCAATGACGGACCACGCCGCGGGCGACACCGGCGCGAACGACTCGGCGAGCACAGCCGATCCCGTCGTACCCTCTTTTCCGGCCTACGACGCGGTCGTTTACGACCTCGACGGCACGCTGGTCGATCTCGCCGTGGACTGGGGGGCGGTCGCCGAGGCGGTGCTCACCGTGTACGCGGAGCACGCGATCAAACCGCCGACCGCGGAACTGTGGGGGCTGCTCGGCGCGGCCGACGAGTACGGGATCCGCGATCCCGTCGAGACGACAATCGCGGAGTACGAGCGGGCCGGCGCGCGCGACTCGACGCTGCTCCCGCTCGGACGTCGGCTCGCCGAGGCGGGGCACAGCGCGGGGGTCGGGGTCTGCTCGCTCAACTCCGAGGCGGCCTGCCGGGTCGCGATCGAGACACACGGGCTCGGCGGGGCGCTCGAATCGGACGCGGTCGTCGGGCGCGATACGGCCGAGACGTACAAGCCCGAACCGGAGTCGCTTCTCGCGGCCGTCGAGCGCCTCGGGACCACGCC is drawn from Halorubrum sp. BV1 and contains these coding sequences:
- a CDS encoding AIR synthase family protein, with translation MTGKLDPAALAEVLAATGADDPSVSTGPAYGEDAAAIDLAGAAETLVVAADPLSLAADAVGELAVHVACNDVAASGADPRWLTHTLFLPDDDPERRQTVTEQVDETAGELGVAIVGGHTEVLPALARPLCSMTALGTTDRFVASGGAEPGDRLLLTKGVGIEATAILATDFREACLDAGVSDATLDSAAEFLEEVSVVPDAAAVRDLATAMHDPTEGGLLTALVEVARASETTIAVERDRVPIRPETRGCCGALGVDPLATFGSGALLAAIPPDRVDEARESLSAAGIDAGVIGEVRTNEPADRGDPGAAGTVRLDGDRIAEPPRDELYPLWE
- a CDS encoding HAD family hydrolase, which encodes MTDHAAGDTGANDSASTADPVVPSFPAYDAVVYDLDGTLVDLAVDWGAVAEAVLTVYAEHAIKPPTAELWGLLGAADEYGIRDPVETTIAEYERAGARDSTLLPLGRRLAEAGHSAGVGVCSLNSEAACRVAIETHGLGGALESDAVVGRDTAETYKPEPESLLAAVERLGTTPDRALFVGDSERDAVTAERAGTDYAWVSDLLD